In Planctobacterium marinum, the DNA window GCGACAGATTATCGCGATAGTCACCCCTGACCATTGCAATAAAAGGGATGTTGTATTGTTTACACATATAACCCAGTGCGTGTAAATGATTAGAAAAGCCACCGCCAAAACTCACGATACCGCGGTATTTACCTTGTGGCCAGGGAGAAAACAGCGCCTGTAATTTGCGCCATTTATTACCGGATACAATCGGATGGATGAGGTCGTCGCGTTTAACCTGAATGTGCACGTCATCACATCCAAATAGCTCTGCTGGCAAAAGTGTTAAAGGCGAAGGAAGTGTAAAGCTGAGACTCGCTGTTGTGGGCATAACCTTGGTGGCGGCGGTTGAGATTCAGGAGTATGCTAAGTCTTAGCTTAACATTATTCAAATTGAGACCTGTTTTATTATGGAAATTGTTTTAATCAGTTTATTCCTCGCGACGCTTATGCCCATTTTGGCTAAGGCGCCTTTGGCACTGGAAATGCACAAACTCAAAGGCTACGACAATCGTAATCCCAGACAACAGCAAGACCAATTACAAGGTTTTGGAGCGCGCTGTAAAGCCGCCCATTACAATAGTTTTGAGGCATTAATCATGTATATTCCTGGTGCGTTGGCAGTGGTCGCAGTGGACGCCGTCACCCAGTTGACTGAATACTATGCCATGGGGTTTGTATTTGCGCGTTTTTGTTATTTGCTGATGTATTGGTTAGATCAGCACGTATTACGCAGTCTGTTTTGGGGCGTTGGCTTTATCATCTCACTACTAATGTTATGGCAAGCCATGGCAATGGTAGCTACCTGGTAAAGCTCTATCTTATTTAGTTTTAATTGCTATTTTTGCTGAAAGATATCATCGTTGAAATTTATCCGATTCCGGATAGGGGATAACGTGAATAATATCGCCATTGGCCACCTGTTTTTGCACATTTTGCCAATATTCGGGGGTAAATAGGTCGGCATGCAGTTCCTTGAATATCGCTTTTAATTCTCGCTTGCCAACAATAAAGTGTTCGAACTGCTCCGGAAACACATCATTGGGTGCCACTGATAAGGTATCCATAGCGTAAGGATCGTCCGATTGCGGAATTTTGCGGAAATTGCGCTCCGACATGTAGCAAATTTCATCGTAGTCGTAAAAAATCACTCGGCCATGACGGGTAATGCCGAAGTTTTTATGCAACATATCACCGGGAAAGATGTTGGCTGCTGCAATTTGTTTGATTGCCAAACCGAGATCTAATATCGCGTTGCGTATTTTGTCCGGGTCGGTTTCATTGGCAAGGTAAATATTCAGTGGCGTCATTTTTCGTTCAATGTAGAGGTGCTTAATGAGTACCTCGTCTTCCAGTATTTCAATGCTATTGCCACAAGTATCCTGCAGCTCTTGCAATAAATCGGGATGAATTCGGTGTTTGGGTAGTCTGAAATTAGCGAATTCATGGGTATCTGCCATGCGACCGATGCGGTCATGTGATTTAACCAATTTATAGCAGTCAATTACGTGCTGCCGGGTGATTTTTTTACTTTCTGCAAACTCGTCCTTGATGATTTTGATCACTACGCCGTAAGAGGGCAGGTGAAAGCACATCATCACCAAACCTCTGATGCCGGGAGCGATCTCAAACTGGTCATCAGATTCTTCAAGGTGCTGGAGGAAATTTCGATAAAACACGGTTTTACCATGTTTATAAAAGCCCAAAGCGGTATAGAGTTCAAAATGCTTTTTGTTGGGTAACAGCTCTTGTAAAAAAGCCACCACTTCAGCTGGATATTGGGTGTCTACCATAAAATAAGCACGAGCAAAGCCAAACAAGACACTCAAATCGCGTTTTTCCGTGAGTAGGGCATCGACATATAATTCACCGGCTTCACTCATCAATAAGGCCACGACAAAGGGCTTGTAGTCATCTTCAAAACAGATGCGGCCTACAAGGTAAGCTGCACGGCCACGGAAAAACTCAGATTGCAGCATTTCAACACGCTTAACCTGGGTTAGTTGCTCGAAGCTGAGGCGCGCTTTAATCGTGCTTGTGAGGTTATGTAAGTCTCGTTGATAGTTTTCGAACGGCACATTAAACCGGTAGTGAGTGAACATCTGCTGGAGTGTTGATTTAACCGTTTTATCGGTATCAAAAATATTGATCACACGAGGCCTGTTAACCCCTGATAAATAGCAGCGACTGGGCAACACAAACATCATGCTATCGTCGATTCTTTGATGTTTGAATATTCGTCCAATTACTGAGTTGTAAAACGTCTCTGCCAATTCAAATTGCGGATGATCATCTAACAGAACAACGAAATCCTGTTTTAAGCTGCGCCAGAATTCAGGGGATTGCTGTTGTGGCAGAAAAAGCGTGTATATTTGCGCGACTGTCTCTGTGAGTATGCTCTCGTAAAGCGAGATTCTGTCACGAGAGGCTTGCTGACAAGCACGCCATTTGGAGGTTTCAAAGCGTTTCTTGGCGTCTGAAGTGATGCGATTGTAAAGTCTGAAGCTCTTTTCAAATCCTTTCAGAATTTCGTAGGCAATTTGTTGATTGGTTACTTGCTTGATTGACATGTCAGAATCCGCTGGTATGTTAACGCAGTCCATCTATTTGCTGACAATAATAGTAATAATACCAATTCCAGTAAATATTTGCACACTCAGCGCAGCCTCAGGGACATTAGTTCGAGGCGTGCGAATGAAAGAATACTGGTGGTCTTGTGAGCTTCGCACAACAAAGAAATAATGTTGCTGAGGCGCGTCTTCGATGGGGCTTAAAAGCATTTATACCGTGTTGGATGTTTTTGATTTAGGCCCACTAGACCTGCAAACAACCGCCTTGCCTAAATGCTTTTCATCTCCCACTGAGGAGAGTAAATGTTTACTGGAATTGGTATAAATCAATAATGGAAGTCCTGATAAGGTATGAGTTTCCCCGTTTTAATCTGTGATGATTCGAAACTTGGTCGAAAATCGGTAGAGCGCAGTTTGCCAGACGGCTTAGCCGCCGAGATCCACATGGCGAGCCACGGTCAAGAGGCTATGGAACTATTAAGGGCCAAACCCATAACTATTCTGTTTCTGGATTTGACCATGCCTGTTATGGATGGGGTTGAAGTATTAGAGGCGATCCGAGCAGAGCGAATTGAAGTTTTTGTCATTGTTGTCTCTGGCGATGTGCAACCTAAGATGCGTGACAGAGTTTTGGGACTGGGAGCTTTGGATTTCATTAAAAAACCCGTTTCTCAGGAAAAGCTTTTAGAATCGCTGCAAATGTACGGTTTGTACTAAATACTATTATTCGTCGTCTTCTTCTTAATCTTCATTGTCTTCATCATCATCGTCTGAAAACACATCTGGCGTGACTGCATCAACAACGTCAACAGTGCCCTCCACTACGGTGGTAGTAACGCCTACTGCAGCATCCACAACAGCTACAGCGACACAGCCAGTCAAATTAATAGAAAAAATTATAACAAGTATTAAGAGATGGAATGGCTTCATTATTATTATTCTCCTTGTAACGTCGGCAATGTATCGCTAATGGGGGAGTACTTGCAAGGAGCAAGGCTACTATAGCGACGCAATCGACTCTTTAATATATAACTGACGTTTAATGGTAGCGATCTCATCCTTATTTTCAGCCAGAAATTGATTCAATAAGGTGATAAGCTGTGGGTGTTTAATACTGGCAAATTGAAACTCAGGGTTTGATAACGGCAGGTTGGTGTCTAGTACCAAATCATAACCGTATTGAAGATTGAGGTGCTCAGCGACATTGTATTCTACATCCGCAGCCTGTACTCGATGGTTTACCACCATTTGCATCGCCATTTTGGCATCTGGCACGCCAAATATTTGAACTTGTCTGGCATCTTGCTCTTCGTTCCATTTTACCGGAGTGAAGCCAAAGGGAATACTGATGGCGCGGATCTTTTTCAGTGGTAATCCTTTTTCAATCACCATAGTGCCGGAAATAGAAGTCACCAAAGAGTTACTGTAGTGCACTGCGCCTGGTTTATCCTTGTACCAGCGTTTATTAGCAGGATAAATCAGATCCACTTCTTTGCTTTCAAAAAAAGCATATTCCAAGCGCTTGGTAGGTAAAGCAACAGCTCGCAACTTAATACCTGTTTTTAACTCAAACAGGGCGAGCACTTCTTCCAGTAATGAGTTTTTATTTTGGTCGGTAAAGTTATAGTGGGGGAAAAAATCGAAGTTCTGTACGCCCAAGACAAATGTTTCCGCCTCAAGAGATTGTGTGTCTTGTGGAATCGCATTAGCGGAGAATGTCCACAAAAACCATAAAAAACCCACACTAAGGTATTTGATTGCACACAGGCGCATTTCTAACAACAAGTTTAAAGATAACTGCGGTGCAGTTTAGCATTAAAAGAAAGGCCCTGTTTAGGGCCCGGTATAGAAAATGATGTCGACGGATGAACTTACGTTTCATCTAGCGGAGAGATGACTCGCTGGCTGCGTGGTAAATAGTAATTGTCGTAATCTAAAGAAAAAGCCACAGTTTCTGATTTACCGACAATCTCATTGCGAGGTATAAATCCGATTGCTCTAGAGTCGGCACTGTTATCTCTGTTGTCGCCTAACACCAGGTAGTGCCCGGACGGGACTGTCACCTCAGCAAAATTAGAAGCTCTGGTATTGGCATTTCTTATTCTTATTTTGTGAGTTGTTTCCCCGAGGACTTCATTTAGCACTTTAAAACCACCCTGCTCAGAAACAGCGGTGTATTTGAGCGCATTACCGTTGACAAAGAGTCGATTGTTTTTCATTGCTACTCTATCACCGGGGACGCCAATAACGCGTTTAACCAAACGTTTATCAGATACTTTGGAATCAAAAATAATGACATCGCCTCTCTCCGGGTCATTAAGCTTGTGTAGTGAAACGTGAGTTAGAGGCAAGCGAATGTCGTAGGCGAGTTTATCCACCAATATTTGGTCGCCGATTTTAATGGTGGGTTGCATTGAGCCGGTTGGTACGTGGTTCCAATCAGCCACCGCACTGCGAAACATCACCATTAAACCGATAAACAATAAAAATAGTTTATTTTCCTGCCATATTGCATTGAGTTTGTTCATTCACTTACCTGTTAGTTTTTTTACACTGGTTACGACTAACAATAGTAATGCAGAGTTTCAATTTATTACTTGCAGAGCTGTTACAAAATATTTAAAACAGAATCGCCAGTATCTCTCGTTTACCTGTCAGCTTGTTGCGAAACCCAGAAGGCAGTCCTAGACTCATTTTAGGAAGGCACAAAAAGCCGTTTACATTAAATATTC includes these proteins:
- a CDS encoding NF038104 family lipoprotein; translation: MKPFHLLILVIIFSINLTGCVAVAVVDAAVGVTTTVVEGTVDVVDAVTPDVFSDDDDEDNED
- a CDS encoding response regulator, which translates into the protein MSFPVLICDDSKLGRKSVERSLPDGLAAEIHMASHGQEAMELLRAKPITILFLDLTMPVMDGVEVLEAIRAERIEVFVIVVSGDVQPKMRDRVLGLGALDFIKKPVSQEKLLESLQMYGLY
- a CDS encoding MAPEG family protein produces the protein MEIVLISLFLATLMPILAKAPLALEMHKLKGYDNRNPRQQQDQLQGFGARCKAAHYNSFEALIMYIPGALAVVAVDAVTQLTEYYAMGFVFARFCYLLMYWLDQHVLRSLFWGVGFIISLLMLWQAMAMVATW
- the aceK gene encoding bifunctional isocitrate dehydrogenase kinase/phosphatase, with the translated sequence MSIKQVTNQQIAYEILKGFEKSFRLYNRITSDAKKRFETSKWRACQQASRDRISLYESILTETVAQIYTLFLPQQQSPEFWRSLKQDFVVLLDDHPQFELAETFYNSVIGRIFKHQRIDDSMMFVLPSRCYLSGVNRPRVINIFDTDKTVKSTLQQMFTHYRFNVPFENYQRDLHNLTSTIKARLSFEQLTQVKRVEMLQSEFFRGRAAYLVGRICFEDDYKPFVVALLMSEAGELYVDALLTEKRDLSVLFGFARAYFMVDTQYPAEVVAFLQELLPNKKHFELYTALGFYKHGKTVFYRNFLQHLEESDDQFEIAPGIRGLVMMCFHLPSYGVVIKIIKDEFAESKKITRQHVIDCYKLVKSHDRIGRMADTHEFANFRLPKHRIHPDLLQELQDTCGNSIEILEDEVLIKHLYIERKMTPLNIYLANETDPDKIRNAILDLGLAIKQIAAANIFPGDMLHKNFGITRHGRVIFYDYDEICYMSERNFRKIPQSDDPYAMDTLSVAPNDVFPEQFEHFIVGKRELKAIFKELHADLFTPEYWQNVQKQVANGDIIHVIPYPESDKFQR
- the lepB gene encoding signal peptidase I, producing the protein MNKLNAIWQENKLFLLFIGLMVMFRSAVADWNHVPTGSMQPTIKIGDQILVDKLAYDIRLPLTHVSLHKLNDPERGDVIIFDSKVSDKRLVKRVIGVPGDRVAMKNNRLFVNGNALKYTAVSEQGGFKVLNEVLGETTHKIRIRNANTRASNFAEVTVPSGHYLVLGDNRDNSADSRAIGFIPRNEIVGKSETVAFSLDYDNYYLPRSQRVISPLDET